A section of the Drosophila subobscura isolate 14011-0131.10 chromosome A, UCBerk_Dsub_1.0, whole genome shotgun sequence genome encodes:
- the LOC117902322 gene encoding guanine nucleotide-releasing factor 2 isoform X4, which produces MPQFDESFLSDCAVADSWHFYSYTLKQTPHHHHNYDHDDNDQQRASRMPRDNNNNSGHTLHNIKFQRRCKHKKLPRLAASLSMPVMPMYQNSATPNAAAGEHGSISSPNTPGGGGIGGGCSSSSNNSINSGSYASVSSVPVACTPPPPTHHHQHQGGGRAGGGVPPAPPSAAHGNQTGSSGHKNSLKGTKLARRARSFKDDLIEKISLMRTTNNTLGRSHSPHSPRTKHGVGVKPPPSNEEVQRSTQTLETHVKDISNALKHFRDVILKKKLEVLPGNGTVILETIASMYSVIQTYTPLNENSAIMSSATQQVYQSLGKLIKLCDEVMLSDESGECPSLSNENVREVIDLLEDAVRNLVTLAQGKLKEQDQCTFRYSGSSGLGGIGAAAEIMGAVTASSTNAGGGGGILPVGGVPGTGISGVASMRISAVENAAVAQRTSLPDIALSPKERASLEHRNVNPMRGSHSTESILRDTSPPPKPPLPNRASNPPPLPPKRRSQPQAPPGGSSSSTSTSNQASPLPYAQSHNISLNSDLDCSSNISLLNYGVDRLSVRSRSPDENSQCSFDSALNHSREEEDPQQHQQQQHLKQPLKLMEEDADKMISYSFVSMKSFRTSTQSVSKRSSDYSVQSSAKSSSSNSEIAISISESASATASASSSEYQQISQSVSHSSQRQQQQQHISSSSSSSMTTTTLSSYSSGEQQEQAATTGAAAPALPPKTTTPVATATGTATTSSHQRTLTRHESSALDELDWSQGAASSSSSSAAEVAELRQLSPHHHHQQQLHQWHSKHHSLIEPPRSAPHHLAGSCSAFDQRQLDEPPPLPIKKKHMFQSVAFSVLAYMEICSASTRSIEQHRHTMHACNISRNISHSQTMNIMPMSKELSPELETPPALPPKNYKQRKPAASLQPIIVTTPPPSPKPTLGENGSSGGGGGGGGRPDSRMATVCEEHNDSLVLDSNENVNVSSGDGDADGEGEGESQTFYCHSHQLPDEPVAATTSADNDQHQQQQPINTPKLIEDEQESRVTPESEAEKQQEQQKQQDAGEVETVINMLEEVNITRYLILKKKEEDGPEVKGGYIDALIVHASRVQKVADNAFSEAFITTFRTFIQPIDVIEKLTHRYTYFFCQVQDNKQKAAKETFSLLVRVVNDLTSTDLTSQLLSLLVEFVYQLVCSGQLYLAKLLRNKFVEKVTLYKEPKVYGFVNDLEMVGTITSSGAAGGGIGGSVGGGLSGNSSSSMSSGSSNHPSLLDLKSLDIAEQMTLLDAELFQKIEIPEVLLFAKDQCEEKSPNLNKFTEHFNKMSYWARSKILRLHDAKEREKHVNKFIKIMKHLRKMNNYNSYLALLSALDSGPIRRLEWQKSITEEVRSFCALIDSSSSFRAYRQALAETNPPCIPYIGLVLQDLTFVHVGNQDYLSKGVINFSKRWQQYNIIVNMKRFKKCAYPFRRNERIIRFFENFKDFMGEEEMWQISEKIKPRGRRPQNY; this is translated from the exons ATGCCACAGTTTGATGAATCTTTTTTGAGCGATTGTGCGGTCGCCGATAGCTGGCATTTCTATTCGTACACGCTTAAGCAGAcgccgcatcatcatcataattaTGATCACGATGATAATGATCAGCAGCGGGCATCACGGATGCCGCgagataacaacaacaacagcggccaCACTCTGCATAACATCAAATTCCAGAGACgttgcaaacacaaaaagttgCCACGTCTGGCAGCATCGCTATCGATGCCAGTGATGCCCATGTACCAGAATAGTGCTACCCCTAACGCTGCTGCGGGAGAAC ACGGCAGCATCAGCTCTCCGAACACGCCGGGCGGTGGTGGCATTGGTGgtgggtgcagcagcagcagcaacaacagcatcaatAGCGGCAGCTACGCGAGTGTCTCCTCAGTGCCCGTCGCATGcacaccgccgccgccgacgcaccaccaccagcatcagggaggagggagagcCGGAGGCGGAGTGCCACCGGCACCGCCGAGCGCCGCTCACGGCAATCAGACCGGATCATCGGGTCATAAGAACAGCCTCAAGGGAACGAAGCTGGCACGACGGGCGCGCTCCTTTAAAGACGACCTGATCGAAAAGATATCCCTAATGcgcaccaccaacaacacGCTGGGTCGCTCCCACTCACCGCACAGTCCGCGCACAAAGCATGGCGTTGGCGTCAAGCCGCCACCCTCCAATGAGGAGGTGCAGCGCTCCACACAGACGCTGGAGACGCACGTCAAGGATATATCGAATGCCCTCAAGCACTTTCGGGACGTTATTCTGAAGAAGAAGCTCGAGGTGCTGCCCGGCAATGGTACGGTCATCTTGGAGACCATTGCCAGCATGTATTCCG TTATTCAAACGTATACCCCACTGAATGAAAACAGTGCCATCATGAGCTCCGCCACGCAGCAGGTTTATCAATCCCTGGGCAAACTCATCAAACTCTGCGACGAGGTAATGCTCTCCGATGAGAGCGGAGAGTGCCCCTCCCTCAGCAACGAGAATGTGCGCGAGGTTATCGATCTACTCGAGGATGCAGTGAGG AATCTCGTTACCCTGGCCCAGGGTAAGTTGAAGGAACAGGATCAGTGCACCTTTCGCTACAGCGGCTCTTCGGGCCTGGGTGGCATTGGAGCCGCAGCCGAGATTATGGGCGCTGTCACAGCATCCAGTACGAACGCAGGCGGCGGGGGCGGCATACTACCGGTTGGTGGTGTACCCGGCACCGGGATCTCGGGCGTGGCCAGCATGCGGATCTCCGCTGTCGAGAACGCGGCCGTGGCACAGCGCACCTCCCTGCCGGACATCGCCCTGTCGCCGAAGGAGCGGGCTAGCCTGGAGCATCGGAATGTGAATCCCATGCGGGGATCCCACAGCACCGAGAGCATACTCCGCGACACGAGTCCGCCGCCAAAGCCGCCGCTACCTAATCGGGCCAGCAATCCCCCACCATTGCCACCCAAGCGACGCAGCCAGCCGCAAGCGCCACCCGgtggctcctcctcatccacgTCGACATCGAACCAGGCCAGTCCGCTGCCCTATGCGCAGTCGCACAACATCAGCCTCAACTCGGACCTGGACTGCAGCTCCAACATCTCGCTGCTAAACTACGGGGTGGATCG CCTCTCGGTGCGTTCTCGTTCACCGGATGAGAATAGCCAGTGCTCCTTTGACTCGGCTTTGAATCACTCtcgcgaggaggaggatccgcaacaacaccaacagcaacagcatttgAAGCAGCCCTTGAAGCTGATGGAAGAGGATGCAGACAAGATGATAAGCTACA GTTTCGTGTCAATGAAGTCGTTTCGCACATCCACGCAGAGCGTCTCCAAACGCTCCTCGGACTACAGCGTGCAATCGTCAGCTAAATCGTCGAGCAGCAATTCGGAGATTGCGATCAGTATCAGCGAGTCGGCGTCTGCGACAGCGAGTGCGTCCAGCAGCGAGTACCAGCAGATCAGCCAATCGGttagccacagcagccagcggcagcagcagcagcagcacatctccagcagcagcagcagtagcatgaccaccaccaccctgagcagctacagcagtggcgagcagcaggagcaggcagcaacaacaggggCTGCAGCACCCGCCCTGCCACCCAAGACGACAACACCGGTAGCGACGGCAACCGgaacggcaacaacaagttcGCATCAGCGCACGTTGACGCGTCACGAATCAAGCGCCCTAGACGAGCTGGACTGGAGTCAGGgtgcagcgagcagcagcagcagcagtgccgcAGAGGTGGCAGAACTGAGGCAACTGTCGCCgcaccatcaccaccagcaacagctgcaCCAGTGGCACTCGAAGCACCACAGCCTGATTGAGCCGCCGCGCAGTGCTCCCCACCACTTGGCTGGCAGTTGCAGCGCCTTCGATCAGAGGCAACTCGATGagccgccgccgttgcccATTAAGAAGAAGCACA TGTTTCAAAGTGTGGCATTCTCGG TTCTGGCCTACATGGAGATCTGCTCGGCCTCGACCCGCTCCATCGAGCAGCACCGACACACGATGCATGCGTGCAACATCAGCCGGAATATCTCCCACAGCCAGACTATGAA TATTATGCCGATGAGCAAGGAACTGTCGCCCGAGCTAGAGACGCCACCAGCCTTGCCGCCAAAGAACTACAAGCAGCGCAAGCCGGCGGCCTCTTTGCAGCCGATAATTGTCACCACACCGCCGCCCAGTCCAAAGCCGACACTGGGCGAGAATGGATCGagcggtggaggcggcggcggcggcgggaGGCCAGACAGCCGTATGGCCACTGTCTGTGAAGAGCATAACGATTCCCTCGTTCTCGACAGCAATGAGAATGTGAATGTCAGCtctggcgatggcgatgccgaTGGCGAGGGCGAAGGCGAGAGTCAGACCTTCTATTGCCACTCGCATCAGCTGCCGGATGAGCCGGTGGCAGCGACAACATCGGCGGACAATGaccagcatcaacagcagcagcccataAATACGCCCAAGCTGATCGAAGACGAACAAGAGTCGAGAGTCACCCCAGAGTCAGAGgccgagaagcagcaggagcagcagaagcagcaggatgCTGGCGAGGTGGAGACGGTGATCAATATGCTGGAGGAGGTCAATATAACGCGCTATCTAATACTCAAGAAAAAGGAGGAGGACGGGCCAGAGGTCAAGGGCGGCTACATTGACGCGCTCATTGTGCACGCGAGCCGAGTCCAGAAGGTCGCCGACAATG CATTCAGCGAGGCGTTCATCACCACCTTCCGCACCTTCATCCAGCCGATCGATGTGATCGAGAAGCTCACCCATCGCTACACATACTTCTTCTGCCAGGTGCAGGATAACAAGCAGAAGGCCGCCAAAGAGACCTTCTCGCTGCTGGTGCGGGTTGTCAATGATTTAAC ATCTACGGATCTCACCAGCCAACTGCTTAGCCTGCTGGTGGAGTTTGTCTACCAGCTGGTCTGCTCCGGACAGCTGTATCTGGCCAAGTTGCTGCGCAACAAGTTCGTGGAGAAGGTGACGCTCTACAAGGAGCCCAAGGTGTATGGCTTTGTCAACGATCTGGAGATGGTCGGGACCATAACCAGCAGCGGAGCCGCTGGCGGCGGCATCGGTGGAAGCGTCGGTGGCGGTCTGTCCGgtaatagcagcagcagcatgagcagcggcagcagcaatcatCCCAGCCTGCTGGACCTCAAGTCCCTGGACATTGCCGAGCAGATGACGCTGCTGGATGCGGAGCTGTTCCAGAAGATCGAGATACCCGAAGTATTACTATTTGCCAAAGATCAGTGCGAGGAGAAGTCGCCCAATCTCAACAAGTTCACCGAGCACTTTAACAAGATGTCCTACTGGGCTCGCTCCAAGATCCTGCGACTGCACGACGCCAAGGAGCGGGAGAAGCATGTGAATAAGTTTATTAAAATCATGAAGCATCTGCGTAAGATGAACAACTATAATTCGTATCTGGCGCTGCTCTCGGCCCTCGATTCGGGTCCCATTCGAAG ATTGGAGTGGCAGAAGAGTATCACAGAGGAGGTGCGCTCCTTTTGCGCCCTCATCgattccagttccagttttcGAGCCTATCGCCAGGCCCTGGCCGAAACCAATCCGCCCTGCATACCCTATAT CGGTCTGGTCCTGCAGGATCTGACGTTTGTGCATGTGGGCAACCAGGACTATCTGTCCAAGGGTGTCATCAATTTCTCCAAACGCTGGCAGCAGTACAACATCATTGTGAACATGAAGCGTTTCAAGAAGTG TGCGTATCCGTTTAGACGAAACGAGCGGATCATACGGTTCTTTGAGAACTTCAAGGACTTTATGGGCGAGGAGGAGATGTGGCAAATATCGGAGAAGATCAAGCCACGCGGACGTCGGCCTCAAAACTactaa
- the LOC117902322 gene encoding guanine nucleotide-releasing factor 2 isoform X8, giving the protein MPQFDESFLSDCAVADSWHFYSYTLKQTPHHHHNYDHDDNDQQRASRMPRDNNNNSGHTLHNIKFQRRCKHKKLPRLAASLSMPVMPMYQNSATPNAAAGEHGSISSPNTPGGGGIGGGCSSSSNNSINSGSYASVSSVPVACTPPPPTHHHQHQGGGRAGGGVPPAPPSAAHGNQTGSSGHKNSLKGTKLARRARSFKDDLIEKISLMRTTNNTLGRSHSPHSPRTKHGVGVKPPPSNEEVQRSTQTLETHVKDISNALKHFRDVILKKKLEVLPGNGTVILETIASMYSVIQTYTPLNENSAIMSSATQQVYQSLGKLIKLCDEVMLSDESGECPSLSNENVREVIDLLEDAVRNLVTLAQGKLKEQDQCTFRYSGSSGLGGIGAAAEIMGAVTASSTNAGGGGGILPVGGVPGTGISGVASMRISAVENAAVAQRTSLPDIALSPKERASLEHRNVNPMRGSHSTESILRDTSPPPKPPLPNRASNPPPLPPKRRSQPQAPPGGSSSSTSTSNQASPLPYAQSHNISLNSDLDCSSNISLLNYGVDRLSVRSRSPDENSQCSFDSALNHSREEEDPQQHQQQQHLKQPLKLMEEDADKMISYKAAGSASAAAQEMTMAMAPANAQTQLSGTGGPSAGGGGETNTELRTAAAALTNNRHSNESGFVSMKSFRTSTQSVSKRSSDYSVQSSAKSSSSNSEIAISISESASATASASSSEYQQISQSVSHSSQRQQQQQHISSSSSSSMTTTTLSSYSSGEQQEQAATTGAAAPALPPKTTTPVATATGTATTSSHQRTLTRHESSALDELDWSQGAASSSSSSAAEVAELRQLSPHHHHQQQLHQWHSKHHSLIEPPRSAPHHLAGSCSAFDQRQLDEPPPLPIKKKHSFAER; this is encoded by the exons ATGCCACAGTTTGATGAATCTTTTTTGAGCGATTGTGCGGTCGCCGATAGCTGGCATTTCTATTCGTACACGCTTAAGCAGAcgccgcatcatcatcataattaTGATCACGATGATAATGATCAGCAGCGGGCATCACGGATGCCGCgagataacaacaacaacagcggccaCACTCTGCATAACATCAAATTCCAGAGACgttgcaaacacaaaaagttgCCACGTCTGGCAGCATCGCTATCGATGCCAGTGATGCCCATGTACCAGAATAGTGCTACCCCTAACGCTGCTGCGGGAGAAC ACGGCAGCATCAGCTCTCCGAACACGCCGGGCGGTGGTGGCATTGGTGgtgggtgcagcagcagcagcaacaacagcatcaatAGCGGCAGCTACGCGAGTGTCTCCTCAGTGCCCGTCGCATGcacaccgccgccgccgacgcaccaccaccagcatcagggaggagggagagcCGGAGGCGGAGTGCCACCGGCACCGCCGAGCGCCGCTCACGGCAATCAGACCGGATCATCGGGTCATAAGAACAGCCTCAAGGGAACGAAGCTGGCACGACGGGCGCGCTCCTTTAAAGACGACCTGATCGAAAAGATATCCCTAATGcgcaccaccaacaacacGCTGGGTCGCTCCCACTCACCGCACAGTCCGCGCACAAAGCATGGCGTTGGCGTCAAGCCGCCACCCTCCAATGAGGAGGTGCAGCGCTCCACACAGACGCTGGAGACGCACGTCAAGGATATATCGAATGCCCTCAAGCACTTTCGGGACGTTATTCTGAAGAAGAAGCTCGAGGTGCTGCCCGGCAATGGTACGGTCATCTTGGAGACCATTGCCAGCATGTATTCCG TTATTCAAACGTATACCCCACTGAATGAAAACAGTGCCATCATGAGCTCCGCCACGCAGCAGGTTTATCAATCCCTGGGCAAACTCATCAAACTCTGCGACGAGGTAATGCTCTCCGATGAGAGCGGAGAGTGCCCCTCCCTCAGCAACGAGAATGTGCGCGAGGTTATCGATCTACTCGAGGATGCAGTGAGG AATCTCGTTACCCTGGCCCAGGGTAAGTTGAAGGAACAGGATCAGTGCACCTTTCGCTACAGCGGCTCTTCGGGCCTGGGTGGCATTGGAGCCGCAGCCGAGATTATGGGCGCTGTCACAGCATCCAGTACGAACGCAGGCGGCGGGGGCGGCATACTACCGGTTGGTGGTGTACCCGGCACCGGGATCTCGGGCGTGGCCAGCATGCGGATCTCCGCTGTCGAGAACGCGGCCGTGGCACAGCGCACCTCCCTGCCGGACATCGCCCTGTCGCCGAAGGAGCGGGCTAGCCTGGAGCATCGGAATGTGAATCCCATGCGGGGATCCCACAGCACCGAGAGCATACTCCGCGACACGAGTCCGCCGCCAAAGCCGCCGCTACCTAATCGGGCCAGCAATCCCCCACCATTGCCACCCAAGCGACGCAGCCAGCCGCAAGCGCCACCCGgtggctcctcctcatccacgTCGACATCGAACCAGGCCAGTCCGCTGCCCTATGCGCAGTCGCACAACATCAGCCTCAACTCGGACCTGGACTGCAGCTCCAACATCTCGCTGCTAAACTACGGGGTGGATCG CCTCTCGGTGCGTTCTCGTTCACCGGATGAGAATAGCCAGTGCTCCTTTGACTCGGCTTTGAATCACTCtcgcgaggaggaggatccgcaacaacaccaacagcaacagcatttgAAGCAGCCCTTGAAGCTGATGGAAGAGGATGCAGACAAGATGATAAGCTACA AAGCCGCCGGGTCCGCAAGCGCTGCTGCACAGGAAAtgaccatggccatggctcCAGCCAATGCGCAGACTCAGCTGTCAGGAACCGGAGGCCCAAGtgcaggaggtggaggtgaaACTAACACGGAACTGCgcacagcggcggcagcccTCACCAACAATCGTCATTCGAACGAATCGG GTTTCGTGTCAATGAAGTCGTTTCGCACATCCACGCAGAGCGTCTCCAAACGCTCCTCGGACTACAGCGTGCAATCGTCAGCTAAATCGTCGAGCAGCAATTCGGAGATTGCGATCAGTATCAGCGAGTCGGCGTCTGCGACAGCGAGTGCGTCCAGCAGCGAGTACCAGCAGATCAGCCAATCGGttagccacagcagccagcggcagcagcagcagcagcacatctccagcagcagcagcagtagcatgaccaccaccaccctgagcagctacagcagtggcgagcagcaggagcaggcagcaacaacaggggCTGCAGCACCCGCCCTGCCACCCAAGACGACAACACCGGTAGCGACGGCAACCGgaacggcaacaacaagttcGCATCAGCGCACGTTGACGCGTCACGAATCAAGCGCCCTAGACGAGCTGGACTGGAGTCAGGgtgcagcgagcagcagcagcagcagtgccgcAGAGGTGGCAGAACTGAGGCAACTGTCGCCgcaccatcaccaccagcaacagctgcaCCAGTGGCACTCGAAGCACCACAGCCTGATTGAGCCGCCGCGCAGTGCTCCCCACCACTTGGCTGGCAGTTGCAGCGCCTTCGATCAGAGGCAACTCGATGagccgccgccgttgcccATTAAGAAGAAGCACA GCTTTGCCGAGCGGTAA